One window of Pseudacidobacterium ailaaui genomic DNA carries:
- the nuoK gene encoding NADH-quinone oxidoreductase subunit NuoK, producing MVPISYYLVLSAVLFSIGVGAFLIKRNIITVFMSIELMLNAVNLTFVAFAHQWRHVSGQIFVFFVMVVAAAEAAVGLAIIIAIFRTRNTLNVDQVDLMKL from the coding sequence ATGGTCCCCATCTCCTATTATCTGGTCCTGAGCGCGGTCCTGTTCTCGATTGGGGTCGGGGCGTTTCTCATCAAGCGCAACATTATTACCGTCTTCATGTCCATTGAGCTGATGCTGAACGCGGTCAACCTGACCTTTGTTGCCTTCGCGCACCAGTGGCGGCACGTCAGCGGACAGATCTTTGTCTTCTTCGTCATGGTCGTGGCCGCAGCTGAAGCCGCAGTCGGGTTGGCGATCATCATCGCCATCTTCCGCACCCGCAATACCCTCAACGTTGACCAAGTGGATTTGATGAAACTATGA
- the nuoH gene encoding NADH-quinone oxidoreductase subunit NuoH, translated as MEASIWIFLLLSVLKVAVVTVVLLTAVAYTVLLERKVVGRIQNRWGPSRVGPFGLLQPLADGIKLFLKEDLLPTHVYKPLYILAPVIALTCALISIAVVPFGREISVKGVDLFQISDLNIGLLVILGVTSVGVYGIALSGWSSNSKYSLLGALRSSAQLVSYELALGLSLVGVVLRAGSFRLRDIVDIQATHGLLSWNVFGGLQFVAFFIYLTAAYAETNRAPFDLPEAESELTAGYHTEYSSMKFAMFFMAEYANMITVSCVATLLFLGGWSSPFGNLLSAWGGPVVQALLPVFWFVVKVFFFLFLYIWVRGTLPRFRYDQLMGFGWKFLLPVAILNIIATSLWLAYRA; from the coding sequence ATGGAAGCAAGTATCTGGATTTTTCTGCTGTTGAGTGTGCTGAAGGTCGCCGTCGTCACGGTGGTCCTGCTGACAGCGGTGGCGTATACGGTCCTTCTGGAGCGGAAAGTCGTTGGACGCATCCAGAACCGCTGGGGACCCAGCCGTGTCGGCCCCTTCGGGCTGTTGCAGCCCCTGGCCGATGGCATCAAGCTCTTCCTGAAGGAAGACCTGTTGCCAACCCATGTGTACAAGCCGCTCTACATTCTTGCACCGGTGATTGCGCTGACCTGCGCGCTGATCTCGATCGCCGTGGTCCCCTTCGGCAGAGAGATTTCCGTCAAAGGCGTCGATCTCTTTCAGATCTCCGACCTGAACATCGGCCTGCTGGTCATTCTTGGCGTTACCTCGGTGGGCGTGTACGGCATCGCCCTTTCCGGATGGTCTTCCAACAGTAAGTACTCGCTGCTGGGTGCGCTGCGTTCGAGTGCCCAGCTTGTGAGCTATGAGCTTGCTCTGGGGCTTTCCCTGGTCGGAGTGGTGTTGCGCGCCGGGTCCTTCCGCCTGCGCGATATCGTGGACATCCAGGCAACGCACGGGCTTCTTTCCTGGAACGTCTTTGGCGGACTCCAATTCGTGGCCTTCTTCATTTATCTGACTGCGGCCTATGCGGAAACCAACCGCGCTCCCTTTGATCTTCCGGAGGCGGAAAGCGAACTCACCGCTGGATACCATACCGAATACAGCTCGATGAAGTTTGCTATGTTCTTTATGGCTGAATACGCCAACATGATTACCGTAAGCTGCGTGGCCACCCTGCTGTTCCTAGGTGGATGGTCCAGCCCGTTTGGAAATCTTCTTTCGGCCTGGGGAGGGCCGGTGGTCCAGGCGCTGCTTCCGGTCTTCTGGTTTGTCGTCAAGGTATTTTTCTTCTTGTTTCTCTATATTTGGGTACGCGGAACACTGCCGCGTTTCCGTTACGACCAACTGATGGGCTTTGGCTGGAAGTTTCTGCTGCCCGTTGCAATTCTCAACATTATTGCGACAAGCCTCTGGCTGGCTTATCGCGCCTGA
- the nuoD gene encoding NADH dehydrogenase (quinone) subunit D has product MVLNMGPQHPSTHGVLRLVIEIDGETVLKVVPDIGYLHTGIEKTCEAKFYQQVVPMTDRIDYLCPMTNNLAYCLAVEKLLQLEIPDRAQWMRVLLNELTRLNSHLVWLGTHAMDIGALTVFLYCFREREEILRIFEHVSGQRMMTSYFRIGGLALEPPVDFFDRVRKFIKIMPEKIDEYENLLTGNPIFMNRLKGVGYLSAEDAISLGVTGPPLRASGVDWDLRRDMPYSSYDKFQFKVPVSTDGDVWARYLVRIQEMRESVKIVEQALEGMPEGRITADAPKVVLPDREKMKTQMESLIYHFKIVTEGFTVPAGQVYQAVESPRGEMGYYVVSDGTAKPYRVHMRNPSFATLQALQTMCAGRLIADVVAVIGSIDIVLGEIDR; this is encoded by the coding sequence ATGGTCCTCAATATGGGCCCGCAGCACCCTTCTACTCACGGGGTGCTCCGTCTGGTCATTGAGATTGACGGCGAGACGGTCCTGAAGGTCGTTCCCGACATCGGTTACCTGCATACGGGCATTGAGAAGACCTGCGAGGCGAAGTTCTATCAGCAGGTCGTTCCCATGACCGACCGCATTGATTATTTGTGCCCGATGACCAACAACCTGGCCTACTGCCTGGCGGTCGAAAAGCTGCTCCAGCTGGAGATTCCGGACCGCGCGCAGTGGATGCGCGTGCTTCTGAACGAGCTGACACGCCTGAATTCGCACCTGGTGTGGCTGGGTACGCATGCCATGGACATTGGTGCGCTGACGGTCTTTCTGTATTGCTTCCGCGAGCGGGAAGAGATCCTGCGCATCTTTGAGCATGTCTCTGGCCAGCGCATGATGACCTCTTACTTCCGCATTGGAGGACTCGCGCTGGAGCCTCCGGTGGACTTTTTTGACCGTGTGCGGAAGTTCATCAAAATCATGCCGGAGAAGATTGACGAATATGAGAATCTTCTTACCGGAAACCCCATCTTCATGAACCGCCTCAAAGGCGTGGGCTATCTTAGCGCTGAAGACGCGATTTCCCTTGGTGTGACCGGGCCCCCACTGCGTGCCAGCGGTGTGGACTGGGACCTGCGGCGCGACATGCCCTATTCGAGCTACGATAAGTTCCAGTTCAAGGTGCCTGTTTCTACCGATGGCGATGTATGGGCGCGTTATCTGGTCCGCATTCAGGAGATGCGGGAATCGGTCAAGATCGTTGAACAGGCGCTTGAGGGAATGCCGGAAGGACGCATTACCGCCGATGCGCCGAAGGTCGTTCTGCCCGACCGCGAGAAGATGAAGACCCAGATGGAGTCGCTCATCTATCACTTCAAGATTGTGACCGAGGGCTTTACGGTCCCGGCGGGGCAGGTGTACCAGGCGGTCGAGTCGCCGCGTGGGGAGATGGGTTATTACGTGGTCAGCGATGGAACAGCGAAGCCCTATCGCGTGCATATGCGGAACCCGTCGTTTGCGACGTTGCAGGCCCTGCAAACGATGTGCGCCGGACGCCTGATCGCCGATGTGGTCGCGGTGATCGGTTCGATTGACATCGTGCTGGGAGAGATTGACCGGTGA
- a CDS encoding complex I subunit 4 family protein, whose translation MLNDSILSLITFVPTAGAFVVAFLPRRGKTIQWFTLLVTLATFVLTLHLPAHFHYGQTGFQFEQDRSWITSPNIRYHVGVDGISTWLVVLVGFLGPLAVLASWNAISTRTKEFYFLFLIQQTAMLGVFVALDMFLYYAFWELSLVPMAILIAMFGRNRGPQAAIKFFLYTFIPSALLLVALLWLYAKTGTFDFVETQKFLLRNGALLSPQSLWWVSLAFLVAFAVKVPVFPLHGWLADVFSEAPTAMAMVVAGKLGLYSIIRFNLGLFPEQSRQIAPLMVALAVIGIIYGALVALVQEDMKRLIAFSTVGHLSFVTLAIFCFTVVGLNGAVFQIINHELSGAAFLILLGILYERYGTYEMSQYGGLASKLPRMATLYIITALSLVGLPILNGFVGEFLILSSSYGVHPGWTIAATTGVILSAAYMLGLIQRVFYGQESALVASRPASDVVAREGFALVPAAVLMLVLGVASPYWIRAIHTAVSGLAQSVAHVTSTLTTNVAEKR comes from the coding sequence GTGTTGAACGATTCCATCCTGTCGCTGATTACGTTTGTGCCCACCGCAGGCGCATTCGTCGTCGCCTTTCTGCCGAGGCGGGGAAAGACGATCCAGTGGTTTACGCTGCTGGTCACGCTTGCCACCTTCGTGCTCACACTCCATCTGCCCGCACATTTCCACTATGGGCAGACAGGATTTCAGTTTGAGCAGGACCGCTCCTGGATCACCAGCCCCAACATCCGCTACCACGTTGGGGTGGACGGCATCTCGACCTGGCTGGTCGTGCTGGTCGGATTTCTGGGGCCGCTGGCCGTGCTCGCATCCTGGAATGCCATCTCCACGCGGACCAAGGAATTCTACTTTCTCTTCCTCATCCAGCAGACGGCCATGCTTGGCGTCTTTGTCGCGCTCGACATGTTCCTCTACTATGCCTTCTGGGAGCTGTCGCTGGTCCCCATGGCCATTCTCATCGCCATGTTCGGACGCAATCGCGGCCCGCAGGCTGCCATCAAGTTCTTCCTCTACACCTTCATCCCGTCGGCGCTGCTGCTGGTTGCACTGCTCTGGCTCTACGCAAAGACAGGTACCTTCGACTTTGTCGAGACACAGAAGTTTCTTCTCCGCAACGGTGCGTTGCTTTCGCCGCAGTCTCTCTGGTGGGTGTCGCTGGCCTTCCTGGTGGCCTTCGCAGTCAAAGTCCCCGTCTTCCCGCTCCATGGATGGCTTGCGGATGTCTTTTCAGAAGCGCCGACCGCCATGGCAATGGTCGTGGCCGGAAAGCTCGGCCTCTATTCCATCATTCGCTTCAACCTCGGGCTGTTCCCTGAACAGTCGCGGCAGATTGCGCCCCTCATGGTCGCGCTTGCTGTCATCGGCATCATCTACGGGGCCCTGGTCGCCCTCGTGCAGGAGGACATGAAGCGCCTCATCGCCTTCTCCACTGTCGGCCACCTCAGCTTCGTGACCCTCGCCATCTTCTGCTTTACGGTGGTGGGGCTGAACGGGGCGGTCTTTCAGATCATCAACCATGAACTCTCCGGCGCTGCCTTTCTCATCCTGCTCGGCATCCTGTATGAGCGTTACGGTACCTATGAAATGTCCCAGTACGGCGGCCTGGCATCAAAGTTGCCGCGCATGGCGACCCTCTATATCATCACCGCGCTCTCGCTTGTTGGCCTGCCCATCCTCAACGGTTTCGTTGGCGAGTTCCTGATTCTCAGCTCCAGCTACGGCGTGCATCCCGGCTGGACCATCGCCGCTACCACAGGGGTCATTCTCAGCGCAGCTTACATGCTGGGCCTCATCCAGAGGGTCTTTTACGGGCAGGAATCCGCGCTCGTAGCCAGCAGGCCGGCTTCTGATGTGGTCGCGCGGGAAGGCTTTGCGCTCGTGCCCGCTGCTGTGCTGATGCTGGTTCTTGGCGTTGCCTCGCCTTACTGGATCCGCGCCATCCATACCGCGGTCAGCGGACTGGCGCAGAGCGTGGCGCACGTCACCTCGACCCTTACCACCAACGTGGCGGAGAAGCGATAA
- a CDS encoding NADH-quinone oxidoreductase subunit J family protein translates to MHLALFFIFGGLCVAGALNLLLQRHPINSALSLIVVMTSLAVLYLLLGAEFLAAAQVIVYSGAIMVLFTFVIMLLNAGREEKTHGSKAAYIAGIPGAAAILGVLAYIFLKQGDALGSAKLGESLVTTQDLSRVLFRDLLLPFEVTSVLILVAILGAVALARKGHE, encoded by the coding sequence ATGCACTTAGCTTTGTTCTTTATCTTCGGAGGGTTGTGCGTTGCAGGGGCCCTGAATCTGCTGTTGCAACGCCATCCTATCAACAGCGCGCTGTCGCTGATTGTGGTGATGACCTCACTCGCTGTGCTGTATCTGCTGCTCGGAGCGGAATTTCTCGCCGCTGCGCAGGTCATCGTCTACTCCGGCGCAATCATGGTGCTGTTTACCTTTGTCATCATGCTGCTGAATGCCGGACGCGAAGAGAAGACCCACGGCAGCAAGGCCGCCTACATCGCCGGTATCCCGGGGGCGGCGGCGATCCTGGGGGTGCTGGCCTACATCTTTCTCAAGCAGGGCGATGCGCTCGGGTCGGCGAAGCTGGGCGAATCTCTGGTCACCACGCAGGACCTCAGCCGCGTGCTCTTTCGAGATCTTCTGCTGCCCTTCGAGGTCACCTCTGTACTGATCCTGGTTGCCATTCTGGGTGCTGTGGCGCTGGCAAGAAAGGGGCACGAATAG
- the nuoF gene encoding NADH-quinone oxidoreductase subunit NuoF — MPRLVSHPEEVKIISRRFGLGAENIDKYLELDGYKATQMAIEKGPDWIISEMKASGLRGRGGAGFPTGMKWSFVPKQSERPKYVLVNGDESEPGTCKDHLIFLHDPHAVIEGTIIAGIAIGAKMGFIYLRGEYRYLLKIMEKAVADAYARGFLGKNIFGSGVDFDIVTQTGAGAYEVGEESALMESLEGKRGVPRIKPPFPAVVGLYGGPTVINNAETIATVPHVLLMGGEPYAKVGSERNGGTRLFGISGHVERPGVYELPMGYNLKKAIYEVAGGVRGGRKLKAVVPGGSSTPVLTADEIDVGLDFDQMGKAGTMLGSGGIVVIDDQTCIVEFALRTIAFYQHESCGWCIPCREGTDWLKKTIGRVHAGGGVDKDLDNIRYLAENMLGRTFCPLGDAAAMPTIGFIKKFRKEFEDHLNGKPCPYARHEELVGA; from the coding sequence ATGCCACGGCTCGTCTCCCATCCCGAAGAAGTGAAGATCATCTCCCGCCGCTTTGGTCTCGGCGCTGAGAACATTGACAAATATCTCGAACTGGATGGCTACAAGGCCACACAGATGGCCATCGAAAAAGGTCCCGACTGGATCATCAGCGAAATGAAGGCCAGCGGCCTGCGCGGGCGCGGCGGTGCCGGCTTCCCCACTGGAATGAAGTGGTCGTTTGTGCCCAAGCAGTCGGAGCGGCCCAAATACGTCCTGGTCAACGGTGACGAGAGTGAACCGGGGACCTGCAAAGACCACCTGATCTTTCTGCATGATCCCCATGCAGTCATTGAAGGCACCATCATTGCCGGAATCGCCATCGGCGCCAAGATGGGCTTCATTTACTTGCGTGGTGAGTACCGTTATCTGCTCAAGATCATGGAGAAGGCCGTGGCCGACGCTTATGCGCGCGGCTTTCTGGGCAAGAACATCTTTGGGTCCGGCGTGGACTTTGACATCGTGACCCAGACCGGCGCAGGCGCTTACGAGGTCGGCGAAGAGTCGGCGCTGATGGAATCGCTCGAAGGCAAGCGCGGTGTGCCGCGCATCAAGCCGCCCTTCCCCGCCGTGGTCGGACTCTATGGCGGACCGACGGTCATCAACAATGCCGAGACGATTGCCACCGTCCCGCATGTCCTGCTGATGGGCGGCGAGCCATACGCCAAGGTCGGCTCCGAGCGTAATGGAGGAACTCGTCTTTTCGGCATCAGTGGGCACGTGGAGCGCCCGGGGGTTTACGAGCTGCCCATGGGCTACAACCTGAAGAAAGCCATTTATGAGGTGGCGGGCGGAGTGCGCGGCGGACGCAAGCTCAAGGCCGTGGTCCCCGGAGGCTCTTCGACCCCTGTGCTAACCGCCGATGAAATTGATGTGGGGCTGGATTTTGACCAGATGGGCAAGGCAGGAACGATGCTGGGCTCCGGAGGGATTGTCGTCATTGACGACCAGACCTGCATCGTTGAATTTGCGCTGCGCACCATTGCCTTCTATCAGCATGAAAGCTGCGGATGGTGTATTCCGTGCCGTGAAGGAACGGACTGGCTGAAGAAGACGATTGGACGGGTCCATGCCGGCGGCGGAGTGGACAAGGACCTCGACAATATCCGTTATCTGGCGGAAAACATGCTGGGCCGTACCTTCTGCCCGCTGGGCGATGCGGCGGCCATGCCGACGATTGGATTTATCAAGAAGTTCCGGAAAGAGTTTGAAGACCACTTGAACGGGAAGCCCTGCCCTTATGCCAGGCACGAAGAGCTGGTAGGCGCATGA
- the nuoE gene encoding NADH-quinone oxidoreductase subunit NuoE, whose translation MSTPATTIFSPELAARFDRLVTLYPVRRSALIPMLLYAQDEVGYISDEVVREVAERIGITELDVRNVLSYYSMLRTRPAGKYNFQVCTNISCMLRGGYEILEHCKKRLGIGHKEVTPDGQFSLEEVECIGACCWAPAMQVNYDFYDELTPQKVDQIIEDYKAGRGKETR comes from the coding sequence ATGAGCACTCCTGCAACCACAATTTTTTCACCGGAACTGGCGGCGCGCTTTGACCGCCTGGTGACGCTCTATCCGGTGCGGCGTTCGGCGCTGATTCCTATGCTGCTTTATGCGCAGGATGAGGTTGGCTATATCTCGGATGAAGTTGTAAGGGAAGTGGCAGAGCGGATTGGCATTACTGAGCTTGACGTGCGCAATGTGCTCAGCTACTACTCCATGCTGCGCACAAGGCCGGCGGGAAAATACAATTTTCAGGTCTGTACCAATATCTCCTGTATGCTGCGCGGGGGGTACGAAATTCTTGAGCACTGCAAGAAGCGGCTGGGCATTGGGCACAAGGAAGTCACGCCTGACGGGCAGTTTTCGCTGGAAGAGGTAGAGTGTATTGGTGCCTGCTGCTGGGCGCCTGCCATGCAGGTCAATTATGATTTCTACGATGAGCTGACGCCGCAGAAGGTAGACCAGATCATCGAGGACTACAAGGCCGGACGTGGAAAGGAGACCAGGTAA
- the nuoL gene encoding NADH-quinone oxidoreductase subunit L, which produces MTSSLHLWLIPIVPFAGFLVNGLLGRRFPKALVTAVAWIATLVPFLQVLTIAARFHGLTLPYTENLGSWIAAGNFHADFAFALDQLTLIMLMVVSGVGFVIHVYSAGYMAEEDGYWRFFAYLNLFMFFMLTLVLAENFLLMFVGWEGVGLASYLLIGYYFTRDSAANAGKKAFVVNRVGDFGFLIALFLLIAHFGTLSFHGIFAQIAQHPEWQGGFLTAIALFLVLGATGKSAQIPLYVWLPDAMEGPTPVSALIHAATMVTAGVYMVARSHAIFDRSPFALTTVAIIGAATALFAATIGLVQTDIKRVLAYSTVSQLGYMFLACGVAAYSSGIFHLLTHAFFKALLFLAAGSVIHALSGEQDMRLMGGLRKKIPVTFWTMTAAVFAIAGFPPFAGFFSKDEILYQAFISPNSIGKILWFIGLLTAGLTSFYMFRLWYLTFFGEGRMKETPAEGHGHGHGHGHGVHESPAVMTIPLMILAILSVIGGWVGVPAALGGHNEIEHFLSPVMHTEPLSFEQVSVAMNTQPQTVVHPAPQEAPEGSKSLELVLAAVSVAVAGIGWFFAHLFYFMKPELPAQLAAKLRGVYTLLLNKYWVDELYGAVLVTPLLLISRYVLKGLLDTGVLTGGSLAVAYSTQGIGSIVQRWQSGNIRSYAGWLAIGAAALLLLTYFGFGAHFSFR; this is translated from the coding sequence ATGACCAGTTCCCTCCATCTCTGGCTGATTCCGATCGTCCCCTTCGCCGGATTTCTGGTGAACGGTCTGCTGGGCCGCCGCTTTCCCAAGGCCCTGGTGACGGCCGTGGCCTGGATTGCCACGCTCGTCCCTTTCCTTCAGGTGCTGACCATCGCGGCGCGCTTCCATGGCCTGACGCTGCCTTATACCGAAAACCTCGGTTCCTGGATTGCCGCCGGCAATTTCCACGCCGACTTTGCCTTTGCGCTCGACCAGCTTACGCTCATCATGCTGATGGTGGTCTCCGGCGTGGGCTTTGTCATCCATGTCTACTCGGCCGGATACATGGCCGAAGAGGACGGATACTGGCGCTTCTTCGCCTATCTGAACCTCTTCATGTTCTTCATGCTGACGCTGGTGCTGGCGGAAAACTTTCTGCTCATGTTCGTGGGCTGGGAAGGCGTGGGTCTGGCTTCATACCTGCTGATTGGCTATTACTTCACGCGCGACTCTGCCGCCAATGCGGGCAAAAAGGCCTTCGTCGTCAACCGTGTGGGTGACTTTGGTTTTCTGATTGCGCTCTTTCTGCTGATCGCACATTTCGGCACCCTGAGCTTCCACGGCATCTTTGCGCAGATTGCGCAGCATCCGGAATGGCAGGGGGGCTTCCTCACCGCGATTGCGCTCTTTCTCGTTCTCGGTGCAACGGGAAAGTCCGCCCAGATTCCGCTCTACGTCTGGCTGCCGGACGCGATGGAAGGACCGACGCCCGTCTCTGCGCTGATTCACGCAGCCACCATGGTCACAGCAGGCGTCTATATGGTCGCACGCTCGCACGCCATCTTTGACCGCTCGCCTTTCGCCCTGACGACGGTTGCCATCATCGGCGCCGCAACGGCGCTTTTTGCAGCGACCATCGGACTGGTCCAGACGGACATCAAGCGTGTGCTGGCCTACTCCACGGTCTCGCAGCTGGGCTACATGTTTCTGGCCTGTGGTGTGGCCGCATACTCGTCGGGCATCTTCCATCTGCTGACCCACGCTTTCTTCAAGGCCCTGCTCTTTCTGGCCGCAGGTTCCGTCATCCATGCCTTGAGCGGCGAGCAGGATATGCGCCTGATGGGCGGCCTGCGCAAAAAAATCCCCGTCACCTTCTGGACGATGACGGCCGCCGTCTTCGCGATTGCTGGCTTTCCGCCCTTTGCCGGCTTCTTCAGCAAAGACGAGATTCTTTATCAGGCATTTATCTCGCCCAACAGCATCGGCAAAATTCTTTGGTTCATTGGTCTACTCACCGCCGGGCTGACCTCCTTCTATATGTTCCGCCTCTGGTATCTCACCTTCTTCGGCGAGGGCCGCATGAAGGAAACACCTGCAGAGGGCCATGGACACGGACACGGACATGGACACGGCGTGCATGAAAGCCCGGCGGTCATGACGATTCCGCTCATGATCCTCGCCATTCTCTCCGTTATCGGTGGATGGGTCGGGGTTCCTGCGGCGCTCGGCGGACACAACGAAATCGAGCACTTCCTGTCTCCGGTCATGCATACTGAGCCGCTCTCTTTTGAGCAGGTGAGCGTGGCCATGAACACACAGCCGCAGACGGTGGTCCATCCCGCGCCCCAGGAGGCACCGGAAGGCAGCAAATCGCTGGAGCTGGTGCTCGCAGCTGTCTCTGTCGCAGTTGCCGGCATCGGATGGTTCTTTGCCCATCTTTTCTACTTCATGAAGCCGGAGCTGCCTGCGCAGCTTGCGGCAAAGCTGCGCGGTGTCTACACACTGCTGCTAAACAAATACTGGGTGGACGAGCTTTACGGGGCCGTCCTTGTTACTCCGCTGCTGCTGATTTCGCGCTACGTGCTTAAAGGGCTGCTCGACACGGGTGTGCTCACCGGCGGAAGCCTTGCGGTGGCCTATTCCACGCAGGGCATCGGTTCCATTGTGCAGCGGTGGCAGTCGGGGAACATTCGCTCGTATGCCGGATGGCTTGCCATCGGCGCAGCAGCGTTATTGCTGCTGACTTATTTTGGATTTGGCGCGCACTTCTCCTTTCGGTAA
- the nuoG gene encoding NADH-quinone oxidoreductase subunit NuoG, with translation MADVTFTVDGKKLTAPAGTLLIDACKAAGIEIPAFCYYPGLSLQAACRMCVVRIEKMPKLQTACTTPVAEGMVVQTETDEIKQARKATIELLLGNHPLDCPVCDAGGECELQDMTFKYGAAESKYVEIKQHREEQQWSPVVYFDRPRCILCYRCVRVCGEGMDVWALGIQNRGVSAVIAPNGQDHLECEECGMCIDICPVGALTSGTYRYKTRPWEMTHVATICTHCGDGCKTTLGTRRSNDGMEIVRGDNRDKSGINGDFLCIKGRYAFDFANRTERLTKPLVRQSDGQLKEVAWDEALDFAAKKLREIRDARGGQSIGVIGSNRTTNEENYLLQKFARTVLGTNNVDHHRTADYVSFAAALAGKADRTASLRDTASAPAVLLLGNDPTEQHPALAWNLRSNVRLNRARLYIANHAEIKLRRQAKQFVQVPQDGYAALVQYLAGNNSAIAANEQTAAFRDAIRKEESLLIVFGSEFRGRDIQSLVDFGLSLPNTKFALLGDYVNSRGAADMGLLPDYLPGYRPVSDAGHFAEEYGATLPTTPGLDLLQMFDAAQNGSLAALYVVGANPIARYNVDPAALKNTFVVVQDMFLTETAQLADVVFPAANLYEKAGTVTNTYGDIQLVKKAADKAGTRADFELIVRLADRMAANPKKLVPFGRGVHADMGQTRGAQSGEADRHSVWLAAHNLEPKLSPFDPFATLDEIQRLVPSYSFSRLELLAGSDQHSNPGLVQITSAAARRDLVLPAEDGLFTSGTLGRYSDKLKEVLESHTTPKPVEAAAD, from the coding sequence ATGGCTGACGTAACTTTTACCGTTGATGGCAAGAAGCTGACCGCACCTGCCGGGACGCTGCTGATTGATGCCTGCAAGGCCGCAGGCATCGAAATCCCCGCTTTTTGCTACTATCCCGGACTCTCTCTGCAGGCGGCCTGCCGCATGTGTGTGGTGCGCATCGAGAAGATGCCGAAGCTGCAGACGGCCTGCACGACTCCTGTGGCTGAAGGCATGGTCGTCCAGACCGAGACGGACGAGATCAAGCAGGCGCGCAAGGCCACCATTGAACTGCTGCTCGGCAATCACCCGCTGGATTGTCCCGTCTGCGATGCGGGCGGCGAGTGCGAGCTGCAGGACATGACATTCAAATACGGTGCGGCGGAATCAAAGTACGTCGAAATCAAGCAACACCGCGAAGAGCAGCAGTGGTCGCCGGTGGTCTACTTTGACCGCCCTCGCTGCATTCTTTGCTATCGCTGTGTCCGCGTCTGCGGCGAGGGTATGGACGTCTGGGCGCTGGGGATCCAGAACCGCGGCGTCAGTGCCGTCATCGCCCCCAATGGTCAGGACCACCTCGAATGCGAAGAGTGCGGCATGTGCATTGACATCTGCCCGGTCGGCGCTCTTACCTCCGGTACCTATCGTTATAAAACGCGCCCCTGGGAGATGACCCATGTGGCCACCATCTGCACGCATTGCGGCGACGGCTGCAAGACCACTCTGGGCACGCGCCGTTCCAATGATGGGATGGAGATTGTGCGCGGCGACAACCGTGACAAGAGCGGCATCAACGGCGACTTCCTCTGCATCAAAGGGCGCTACGCCTTCGATTTTGCGAACCGCACCGAGCGCCTGACAAAACCGCTTGTCCGCCAGTCTGACGGCCAGTTGAAGGAAGTGGCCTGGGACGAGGCCCTGGATTTTGCAGCAAAGAAACTGCGCGAAATTCGGGACGCCCGTGGCGGACAGTCCATCGGCGTCATTGGCTCCAATCGCACCACGAACGAAGAAAACTATCTCCTGCAGAAGTTTGCGCGTACGGTGCTGGGTACGAACAATGTGGATCATCATCGTACGGCGGACTATGTATCCTTTGCCGCGGCGCTGGCCGGAAAGGCAGACCGCACGGCCTCTCTGCGCGATACGGCATCGGCCCCGGCCGTCCTGCTTCTGGGCAATGATCCAACGGAGCAACATCCGGCCCTGGCCTGGAACCTTCGCAGCAATGTCCGTTTGAACCGTGCGCGGCTTTACATTGCCAACCATGCGGAGATCAAGCTGCGCCGTCAGGCAAAGCAGTTTGTGCAGGTCCCGCAGGATGGCTACGCGGCCCTGGTGCAGTATCTGGCCGGAAACAACTCGGCCATTGCCGCCAATGAACAGACGGCGGCCTTCCGCGATGCCATCCGCAAAGAAGAGTCGCTGCTGATTGTTTTCGGTTCTGAATTCCGTGGACGCGACATCCAATCGCTGGTAGATTTTGGGCTTTCTCTGCCGAACACCAAATTTGCCCTGCTGGGCGATTACGTCAACTCGCGCGGCGCAGCCGACATGGGGCTGCTGCCGGACTATCTGCCCGGCTACCGCCCGGTTTCCGATGCCGGCCATTTTGCGGAAGAGTACGGCGCCACCTTGCCGACGACACCTGGGCTGGACCTTCTGCAGATGTTTGACGCAGCGCAAAACGGCAGCCTGGCGGCGCTTTATGTCGTCGGAGCAAACCCCATTGCGCGGTACAACGTAGATCCGGCCGCGTTGAAGAACACATTTGTGGTGGTGCAGGACATGTTCCTGACCGAGACGGCCCAGCTTGCCGACGTAGTCTTCCCCGCAGCGAATCTTTACGAGAAGGCCGGGACCGTCACCAACACGTATGGCGACATTCAGCTGGTCAAAAAGGCCGCTGACAAGGCCGGTACACGTGCAGACTTTGAGTTGATCGTCCGCCTGGCAGACCGTATGGCCGCCAATCCGAAGAAGCTGGTCCCCTTCGGCCGTGGCGTTCACGCCGATATGGGGCAGACGCGTGGTGCTCAGTCCGGGGAGGCCGACCGTCACAGCGTTTGGCTTGCGGCCCATAACCTGGAGCCGAAGCTCAGTCCGTTTGACCCGTTCGCTACGCTCGATGAGATCCAGCGGCTGGTGCCGAGCTACAGCTTTTCGCGTCTGGAACTGCTGGCTGGAAGCGACCAGCATTCGAATCCAGGACTGGTGCAGATCACTTCAGCTGCGGCGCGTCGCGATCTGGTGCTGCCGGCCGAAGACGGCCTCTTTACCTCAGGAACTTTGGGGCGTTACAGCGACAAGCTCAAGGAAGTACTGGAGTCACATACGACGCCCAAGCCGGTTGAGGCTGCGGCAGACTGA